A single genomic interval of Gemmatimonadota bacterium harbors:
- a CDS encoding MoaD/ThiS family protein, with protein sequence MTVSVKLFATLRKYLPEDAVNKTATIELGDQATAGDIIAQLAIPDGHIHLILIDGKHSAEDTPLTDGAVVSFFPPIAGGA encoded by the coding sequence ATGACCGTTTCCGTCAAGCTCTTTGCCACCCTGCGAAAATACCTGCCCGAGGACGCGGTCAATAAAACGGCGACGATTGAACTGGGTGACCAGGCCACGGCGGGTGACATCATCGCGCAACTGGCCATCCCTGATGGACACATACACCTGATCCTGATCGACGGAAAACACTCGGCTGAAGATACCCCGCTGACGGATGGCGCGGTGGTCAGCTTCTTCCCGCCGATTGCCGGCGGGGCGTAG
- a CDS encoding zinc-binding alcohol dehydrogenase yields the protein MSGLINKVPENVSSRAAAFMVMGATSLHGHRVARPELGEAVAVTGMGIVGQLAATFAKLSGAVPVIGVDLDDFRLQKARERGVDVCINPEKETDVAEAVRQHCAADGADLVIEATGVPSVYPMALTLARLGGRLLALGSPRGSVEVSFFHEVHLREVTILGAHQPKTPDEADLYYPWSKRRDRDLVLRLMSEGKLPIEDLITHEADPSDCQSVYDMLAEDPREVLGVVFKWV from the coding sequence ATGTCTGGCTTAATCAACAAGGTTCCGGAGAATGTATCTTCCAGGGCAGCGGCATTCATGGTCATGGGGGCGACGTCACTGCACGGCCATCGCGTTGCCCGTCCCGAACTGGGTGAGGCCGTGGCGGTGACCGGCATGGGCATCGTGGGCCAGTTGGCCGCCACCTTTGCGAAACTGAGCGGCGCCGTACCTGTAATCGGCGTGGATCTGGATGACTTTCGCCTTCAAAAAGCCCGTGAACGCGGGGTCGACGTATGTATTAACCCGGAGAAAGAAACCGATGTGGCTGAAGCAGTTCGGCAGCACTGCGCGGCAGACGGTGCGGACCTGGTCATCGAAGCAACCGGTGTGCCTTCTGTATATCCGATGGCGTTGACGCTGGCGAGGCTCGGTGGCCGTCTGCTCGCCCTCGGTTCCCCACGCGGATCGGTGGAGGTGAGCTTTTTCCACGAGGTCCATCTGCGTGAGGTCACGATTCTAGGCGCTCACCAGCCCAAAACACCCGACGAGGCCGACCTGTACTATCCCTGGAGCAAGCGCAGGGATCGCGACCTGGTTCTGCGGCTCATGAGCGAAGGAAAACTGCCGATCGAAGACCTGATCACCCATGAAGCCGACCCCTCCGACTGCCAGTCCGTCTACGACATGCTTGCGGAAGATCCCAGGGAGGTGCTGGGGGTAGTGTTCAAGTGGGTGTGA
- a CDS encoding Rad52/Rad22 family DNA repair protein, which produces MSQDKSKLAGLYEAFEKEFDNDAVRSRKVRGGKTIRYVPAPPVIRRLNEVAPDWEFEVDFVSSIMVKETRYDRDNKPYDVEYNQIAVVGKLTIEGVPRQQFGSGDDDGATYGEGLKGAGTDALKKCASLFGIALYLYEEDENPRPGNGGGGHGGGGARRGNPDQKASEKQRAMLRGKADDMEDIGNEQLATDLRRAAEHAGLTNQHVDNALAAYNQAKDDYEATKRRAEAHGGSELPSGDGSAAQDQAGLDFNGESPPPQEEPPPIDDDDLPF; this is translated from the coding sequence ATGAGTCAGGATAAGAGCAAACTCGCCGGGTTGTACGAGGCATTCGAGAAGGAATTCGACAATGACGCCGTGCGCAGCCGCAAGGTCCGCGGCGGGAAGACGATCCGGTACGTACCGGCGCCGCCAGTCATCCGCCGGCTCAACGAGGTCGCGCCTGACTGGGAGTTCGAAGTCGACTTCGTGAGCTCGATCATGGTCAAGGAAACACGGTACGACCGCGACAACAAACCCTACGACGTCGAGTACAACCAGATCGCAGTCGTCGGGAAGCTGACGATCGAAGGCGTTCCACGTCAGCAGTTCGGTTCCGGAGACGACGACGGCGCGACCTACGGTGAGGGACTCAAGGGCGCCGGAACCGACGCCCTGAAGAAATGCGCGTCGCTTTTCGGGATCGCGCTCTACCTCTACGAAGAAGACGAAAATCCCCGGCCTGGCAACGGCGGGGGCGGGCATGGGGGCGGAGGCGCCCGCCGCGGCAACCCCGACCAGAAAGCCAGCGAAAAGCAGCGGGCGATGCTGCGCGGAAAGGCCGACGACATGGAAGACATCGGCAACGAGCAGCTGGCCACGGATCTGCGCCGCGCCGCGGAACACGCAGGGCTCACGAACCAGCATGTCGACAACGCGCTCGCGGCCTACAACCAGGCCAAAGACGATTACGAGGCGACGAAGCGCCGCGCGGAAGCCCATGGAGGCAGTGAACTACCTTCAGGTGATGGATCAGCCGCGCAGGATCAGGCGGGGCTCGATTTTAACGGGGAAAGCCCTCCGCCGCAGGAGGAACCGCCGCCGATCGACGACGACGATCTTCCATTCTGA
- a CDS encoding DUF6166 domain-containing protein: protein MMMEMQHDKFHGYRLSNGECFVSLISTYIRKTQYELPLRLDLRNHSPTGFEWGYGGSGPSQLALAMLAYATDDHTALDLYQMFKQACVGRLPASRWKVRIDDVRNWAKDPSPRGWRSYPRSREKGYFAVIPPSNSSQKG, encoded by the coding sequence GTGATGATGGAAATGCAGCACGATAAGTTCCATGGATACAGGCTTTCGAATGGAGAATGCTTCGTTTCACTGATCTCCACCTACATCCGGAAGACACAGTACGAGCTTCCCCTTCGCCTGGATCTGCGAAACCACAGCCCCACGGGATTCGAATGGGGCTACGGCGGATCCGGGCCCTCCCAGCTGGCCCTGGCCATGCTGGCGTACGCGACCGATGACCATACCGCGCTGGATCTGTATCAGATGTTCAAGCAGGCCTGCGTGGGTCGGCTGCCCGCGAGCAGGTGGAAAGTCCGGATCGATGACGTCCGGAATTGGGCCAAGGATCCATCGCCCCGCGGATGGAGATCGTACCCTCGGTCCCGAGAGAAGGGATACTTCGCGGTAATCCCTCCCAGCAACAGTTCACAGAAAGGATAA
- a CDS encoding ASCH domain-containing protein has translation MKAISVRQPWANMIASGKKTIETRTWSTRYRGRLAICSSKYAKPYIPPLGCLICVVTLVDCKVMTPEDEIAAQCPCPGIGILYAWVLDDVDLYVPVKVRGQLGIYDLPFEETDLTPDHLPPPEPETPLFGSLSHLKEEQP, from the coding sequence ATGAAAGCCATCTCGGTCCGTCAGCCCTGGGCGAACATGATCGCCTCGGGTAAGAAAACCATCGAGACACGCACGTGGTCCACGCGCTACCGCGGTCGCCTGGCGATATGCTCGTCGAAGTACGCCAAGCCATACATCCCGCCACTGGGCTGTCTGATCTGTGTTGTAACGCTGGTGGACTGCAAGGTTATGACGCCTGAAGATGAAATCGCCGCACAGTGCCCATGTCCAGGCATCGGCATTCTCTATGCCTGGGTACTGGACGACGTCGACCTGTACGTGCCAGTGAAAGTTCGCGGGCAACTTGGAATCTACGACCTACCGTTCGAAGAAACCGACCTGACGCCCGACCACCTTCCACCACCTGAACCAGAAACGCCCCTGTTTGGTTCGCTTTCGCATCTCAAGGAGGAACAGCCGTGA
- a CDS encoding terminase small subunit, translating to MPKLTKKQQAFVQEYLVDLNATRAAIDAGYSEKTARSIASENLTKPNIQAALIEAQKERSERTQIDQDFVLELLATEAKGEGPDTTASARVRAAELLAKHLGMFQDDAHLHHHFDTPNTIIYDDGEGDPALDELRKRKADNSNQDAPDEPGA from the coding sequence ATGCCCAAACTCACCAAGAAGCAGCAGGCCTTCGTCCAGGAATACCTCGTCGACCTGAACGCTACCCGGGCCGCGATTGACGCCGGGTACAGCGAGAAGACAGCCCGATCCATCGCGTCTGAAAACCTAACAAAACCTAACATTCAGGCTGCGCTCATCGAGGCCCAAAAGGAGAGATCCGAGCGAACGCAGATAGATCAAGACTTCGTGCTGGAGCTACTGGCTACCGAGGCAAAAGGAGAAGGGCCGGATACCACCGCGTCGGCGCGTGTGCGGGCCGCGGAGTTGCTGGCGAAACATCTGGGTATGTTCCAGGACGATGCGCACCTCCATCATCACTTCGATACGCCCAACACGATCATATATGATGATGGCGAGGGAGATCCTGCCCTGGATGAACTGAGGAAACGGAAAGCTGACAACTCTAACCAAGACGCCCCCGACGAGCCAGGAGCTTGA